The genomic stretch TTGTAGCTGTCTCCGCCCGTTATGACCTGGCCCGGTTTGGCATGGAAGTTTTCCGCCCCTCCCCCCGGCAGGCCGACCTGCTGATCGTCGCCGGAACTGTAACGAAAAAGATGCTACCGGCGGTAGTGCGGATATATGAGCAGATGCCCGAGCCCAAATGGGTAATTGCCATGGGGGCTTGCGCTTCCAGTGGCGGGATCTTCGACACCTACGCCACGGTCCAGGGGATTGACCGGTATCTCCCG from Deltaproteobacteria bacterium encodes the following:
- a CDS encoding NADH-quinone oxidoreductase subunit B family protein, which translates into the protein MGIEAHLGNNVLTASLEKLVNWARRSSLWPAGFGLACCALEMLVAVSARYDLARFGMEVFRPSPRQADLLIVAGTVTKKMLPAVVRIYEQMPEPKWVIAMGACASSGGIFDTYATVQGIDRYLPVDVYIPGCPPRPEALIYGIIKLHEKISQEKLTER